A region from the Eptesicus fuscus isolate TK198812 chromosome 1, DD_ASM_mEF_20220401, whole genome shotgun sequence genome encodes:
- the CITED1 gene encoding cbp/p300-interacting transactivator 1, whose amino-acid sequence MPTMSRPALDVKGGTSPVKEDSNQEMSSLAYSNLGVKDRKAVATLHYPGVASNGTKASGVPTSSSGSPTPIGSPTTTPPTKPPPFNLHPAPHLMASMQLQKLNSQYHGMAAATPGQPGEAGPLQNWGFGAQAGGTGSLSPPAGAQSPAIIDSDPVDEEVLMSLVVELGLDRANELPELWLGQNEFDFTADFPSGC is encoded by the exons ATGCCAACGATGTCGAGACCTGCACTTGATGTCAAGGGTGGCACCTCACCTGTGAAGGAG GATTCCAACCAAGAGATGAGCTCTCTAGCCTACTCTAACCTGGGGGTGAAAGATCGCAAAGCAGTAGCCACTCTGCACTACCCCGGGGTAGCCTCGAATGGAACCAAGGCCAGTGGGGTTCCCACTAGTTCCTCTGGATCTCCAACTCCAATAGGGTCTCCTACCACCACCCCTCCCACTAAACCCCCACCCTTCAATCTgcaccctgcccctcacctgatgGCCAGTATGCAGCTGCAGAAACTTAATAGCCAATATCATGGGATGGCTGCAGCCACTCCGGGCCAaccaggggaggcagggcccctGCAAAACTGGGGCTTTGGGGCTCAGGCGGGAGGGACGGGGTCACTCTCTCCTCCTGCTGGTGCCCAGAGTCCTGCTATCATCGATTCGGACCCAGTGGATGAGGAGGTGCTGATGTCACTGGTGGTGGAACTGGGACTGGACCGGGCTAATGAGCTTCCAGAGCTGTGGCTGGGGCAGAATGAATTTGACTTCACTGCAGACTTTCCGTCTGGCTGCTGA